In the Piscinibacter sp. XHJ-5 genome, one interval contains:
- the rfbD gene encoding dTDP-4-dehydrorhamnose reductase: MKILLLGKNGQVGWELQRSLAPLGEVIALDRAGAQGLSGDLSQPQAVAQTALALRPDVIVNAAAYTAVDRAESDTGLARTINAASPAALAQAAATMGSWLVHYSTDYVFDGSGDQPRDELAPTGPLSAYGRTKLEGEQAIAASGARHLIFRTSWVFAARGGNFARTMLRLAAERDRLRVIDDQVGAPTSAELIADVTAHAVRTAMARPALSGLYHLAAAGQTSWHRYACHVIEWARAHGQAVRVALQDIEPIATTEYPTPARRPLNSRLATNKLRDAFGVHLPAWEAGVERMLCEVLG; encoded by the coding sequence ATGAAGATCCTGCTGCTGGGCAAGAACGGACAGGTCGGCTGGGAGCTGCAGCGCTCCCTGGCCCCGCTGGGCGAGGTGATCGCGCTCGACCGCGCCGGCGCGCAAGGTCTGTCGGGGGATCTGTCGCAGCCGCAGGCAGTCGCGCAAACCGCCCTCGCCTTGCGTCCCGACGTGATCGTCAACGCGGCGGCGTATACGGCAGTCGACCGGGCGGAGAGCGACACCGGCCTCGCGCGCACGATCAACGCCGCGTCGCCGGCTGCGCTGGCGCAGGCGGCGGCGACCATGGGATCGTGGCTGGTGCACTACAGCACCGACTACGTCTTCGACGGCTCCGGCGACCAGCCGCGCGACGAGTTGGCGCCCACCGGCCCGCTGAGCGCCTATGGCCGGACCAAGCTCGAGGGCGAGCAGGCCATTGCGGCCAGCGGCGCAAGGCACCTGATCTTTCGCACCAGCTGGGTCTTCGCCGCGCGCGGGGGCAACTTCGCCCGGACGATGCTGCGGCTGGCCGCCGAACGCGATCGACTGCGGGTGATCGACGACCAGGTCGGCGCGCCGACCTCGGCCGAGCTGATCGCCGACGTCACGGCGCACGCGGTGCGCACGGCGATGGCCCGGCCCGCGTTGTCCGGCCTGTACCACCTGGCCGCCGCAGGGCAGACGAGCTGGCACCGCTATGCCTGCCACGTCATCGAATGGGCGCGCGCGCATGGGCAGGCGGTTCGCGTGGCGCTGCAGGACATCGAGCCGATCGCGACGACCGAGTACCCGACGCCGGCGCGCCGGCCGCTCAACTCGCGTCTGGCCACGAACAAGCTGCGCGACGCCTTCGGCGTCCATCTGCCGGCGTGGGAAGCCGGTGTCGAGCGCATGCTGTGCGAAGTTCTCGGCTGA
- the rfbC gene encoding dTDP-4-dehydrorhamnose 3,5-epimerase yields MKVIRTDLPDVLVLEPKVFGDARGFFLESFSQRAFDAALGRQVRFVQDNHSRSARGVLRGLHYQLAPHAQGKLVRVASGTVFDVAVDMRRSSPTFGRWVGTELSADNHRQMWIPPGFAHGFLVLSEFADFLYKTTDYYAPECEAAVRWNDPDIGVAWPAVAGTPQLSAKDVQAPAWRDARTFD; encoded by the coding sequence ATGAAAGTGATCCGCACCGACCTGCCCGACGTGCTGGTCCTCGAACCCAAGGTCTTCGGCGACGCGCGCGGCTTCTTTCTCGAAAGCTTCAGCCAGCGCGCCTTCGACGCCGCGCTGGGCCGCCAGGTGCGCTTCGTGCAGGACAACCATTCGCGCTCGGCCAGGGGCGTGCTGCGGGGGCTGCACTACCAGCTCGCGCCGCACGCGCAAGGCAAGCTGGTGCGTGTGGCCAGCGGCACCGTCTTCGACGTGGCGGTCGACATGCGGCGGTCCAGCCCGACCTTCGGCCGCTGGGTGGGCACCGAGCTCAGCGCCGACAACCACCGGCAGATGTGGATTCCGCCCGGATTCGCCCACGGCTTCCTGGTCCTGTCGGAGTTCGCCGACTTTCTCTACAAGACCACCGACTACTACGCGCCCGAGTGCGAGGCGGCGGTGCGCTGGAACGACCCGGACATCGGCGTTGCCTGGCCGGCCGTCGCGGGCACGCCGCAGCTGTCCGCCAAGGACGTCCAGGCACCGGCCTGGCGCGACGCACGCACCTTCGACTGA
- a CDS encoding SDR family oxidoreductase, whose protein sequence is MTTDTALQRFRLDGRRILVTGASGHLGTPIVQAIAAAGGIAVLAGRTPGRLEASAQALRALGGSCETLAFDVGAPQECRDAIAALCAGNDRLAGIVNCAYGGQAATVETATDADFDLACRQNLAGPFALIQAALPMLRRTAREVAGGASIVNIASMYGHVSPDPRIYGTSGKNNPPFYGAAKAGLLQLTRYLAAHLGPDGIRVNSISPGPFPPPAIAQSAPEFHAQLCAKTPLGRIGDARELAGPALFLLSDAASYVTGADLAVDGGWTAW, encoded by the coding sequence ATGACGACGGACACCGCTCTCCAACGCTTCCGACTCGACGGCCGCCGCATCCTGGTGACCGGCGCCAGCGGCCACCTCGGCACGCCGATCGTGCAGGCGATCGCCGCCGCCGGCGGCATCGCCGTGCTCGCGGGACGCACGCCAGGCAGGCTCGAAGCATCGGCGCAGGCGCTGCGAGCGCTGGGCGGCAGCTGCGAAACCCTGGCCTTCGATGTCGGCGCACCACAGGAATGCCGAGACGCCATCGCTGCGCTGTGCGCCGGCAACGACCGCCTGGCCGGCATCGTCAACTGCGCCTACGGCGGGCAGGCGGCAACGGTAGAGACCGCCACCGACGCCGACTTCGACCTGGCCTGCAGGCAGAACCTGGCCGGGCCCTTCGCGCTGATCCAGGCCGCGCTGCCGATGCTCAGGCGCACGGCCCGCGAGGTCGCGGGCGGCGCCTCGATCGTCAACATCGCATCGATGTACGGGCACGTCAGCCCCGATCCGCGCATCTACGGCACCTCCGGGAAGAACAACCCTCCCTTCTACGGCGCCGCGAAAGCCGGCCTGCTTCAGCTCACCCGGTATCTGGCCGCTCACCTCGGTCCCGACGGCATCCGCGTGAACAGCATCAGCCCGGGTCCGTTCCCGCCGCCGGCCATTGCGCAGTCCGCGCCCGAGTTCCACGCGCAGCTGTGCGCGAAGACACCGCTGGGACGCATCGGCGATGCTCGCGAGCTGGCCGGCCCGGCGCTGTTCCTGCTGTCCGATGCCGCCTCGTACGTCACCGGCGCCGACCTTGCCGTGGATGGAGGCTGGACCGCATGGTAG
- a CDS encoding GDP-L-fucose synthase yields the protein MDRNAKIFVTGHRGMVGSAIVRRLQAAGYDRLLTRGREDLDLLDQRAVHAFLAHEKPDYVFIAAAKVGGIQANDQQRADFLYQNLLIEANLIHGAHLAGVQRLMFLGSSCIYPRDCPQPIKEEYLLTGPLEQTNEPYAIAKIAGIKLCESYNRQYARQYVSVMPTNLYGPNDNYDLLSSHVLPALIRKAHEAKLRGDAEYVVWGSGTPRREFLYVDDLADACVHLMERGYDGPLVNVGTGEDVTIRELAETVMDVVGFRGRVVYDRSKPDGTPRKLLDVSRLAALGWKARTPLREGMRRAYESAPFHSPVANP from the coding sequence ATGGACAGGAACGCGAAGATTTTCGTCACGGGCCACCGTGGCATGGTCGGCAGCGCCATCGTGCGGCGCCTGCAGGCCGCCGGGTATGACCGCCTCCTGACGCGCGGCCGGGAAGATCTCGACCTGCTCGACCAGCGCGCCGTGCACGCCTTCCTCGCCCACGAAAAGCCCGACTACGTCTTCATCGCGGCCGCCAAGGTCGGCGGCATCCAGGCCAACGACCAGCAGCGCGCCGACTTCCTCTATCAGAACCTGCTGATCGAGGCCAACCTGATCCACGGCGCGCACCTGGCGGGCGTGCAGAGGCTGATGTTCCTCGGGTCCAGCTGCATCTATCCGCGCGACTGCCCGCAGCCGATCAAGGAGGAGTACCTGCTGACCGGGCCGCTGGAGCAGACCAACGAGCCTTATGCGATTGCGAAGATCGCCGGCATCAAGCTGTGCGAAAGCTACAACCGCCAGTACGCGAGGCAGTACGTGAGCGTGATGCCCACCAACCTGTACGGCCCGAACGACAACTACGACCTCCTCAGCAGCCACGTGCTGCCCGCGCTCATCCGCAAGGCCCACGAGGCGAAGCTGCGCGGCGACGCGGAATACGTCGTATGGGGATCCGGCACGCCGCGCCGCGAATTCCTGTACGTGGACGATCTCGCCGACGCCTGCGTGCACCTGATGGAGCGCGGCTACGACGGTCCGCTGGTCAACGTGGGAACCGGGGAGGACGTCACGATCCGCGAGCTGGCCGAGACGGTCATGGACGTCGTCGGGTTCCGCGGGCGCGTGGTCTATGACCGCAGCAAGCCGGACGGCACGCCGCGCAAGCTGCTCGACGTGAGTCGCCTGGCCGCCCTCGGCTGGAAGGCGCGCACGCCCTTGCGCGAAGGCATGCGCCGCGCCTACGAGAGCGCCCCGTTCCATTCCCCTGTCGCCAACCCCTGA
- the pseC gene encoding UDP-4-amino-4,6-dideoxy-N-acetyl-beta-L-altrosamine transaminase — MIPYGRQHISDEDVEAVVAVLRSDFLTQGPAVPAFERAVAGYAQAQHAVAVNSATSALHIACMALELGPGDLLWTSPNTFLASANCARYCGADVDFVDIDPRTYNLCPAALAHKLEAAERAGRLPKVVVAVHFAGQSCDMQAIGTLARRYGFRVIEDASHAVGGSYLGLPVGGCRFSDITVFSFHPVKIVTTAEGGMALTNDPALARSMQLYRSHGMTRDAALMQGDSEGPWYYQQVALGYNYRLTDLQAVLGTSQMRRIDEFVARRHAIAERYDRLLKELPLVLPFRSPDARSALHLYPVVLRDSTDRKRVFEELRAAGIAVNVHYIPVHLQPDYRRFGFQRGDFPNAEAYYAGAISLPIYFDLTDELQDRVVAALQRIVGAARLSSP, encoded by the coding sequence ATGATTCCCTACGGCCGGCAGCACATCTCCGACGAGGATGTCGAGGCGGTCGTCGCCGTCCTGCGCTCCGACTTCCTGACGCAGGGCCCGGCCGTGCCGGCGTTCGAGCGCGCGGTCGCCGGATACGCCCAGGCGCAGCACGCGGTCGCCGTCAACAGCGCCACCTCGGCGCTGCACATCGCCTGCATGGCCCTGGAGCTGGGACCCGGCGACCTGCTGTGGACGTCGCCGAACACCTTTCTCGCCTCGGCCAACTGTGCGCGCTACTGCGGGGCCGACGTCGACTTCGTCGACATCGATCCGCGCACGTACAACCTGTGCCCGGCCGCACTGGCGCACAAGCTCGAAGCCGCCGAGCGCGCCGGCCGCCTGCCCAAGGTCGTCGTGGCGGTGCACTTCGCCGGCCAGTCCTGCGACATGCAGGCCATAGGCACGCTGGCGCGCCGCTACGGCTTCCGGGTCATCGAGGATGCGTCGCACGCGGTCGGGGGCAGCTACCTCGGGTTGCCGGTGGGCGGCTGCCGCTTTTCCGACATCACGGTGTTCAGCTTCCATCCGGTGAAGATCGTCACCACGGCCGAAGGCGGCATGGCGCTCACCAACGATCCCGCGCTCGCCCGCTCGATGCAGCTGTACCGCAGCCACGGCATGACACGCGACGCCGCCCTGATGCAGGGCGACAGCGAAGGGCCGTGGTACTACCAGCAGGTCGCGCTCGGCTACAACTATCGGCTGACCGACCTGCAGGCCGTGCTGGGCACCAGCCAGATGCGCCGCATCGACGAATTCGTCGCACGCCGTCACGCGATCGCCGAGCGCTACGACCGCCTGCTGAAGGAACTGCCGCTCGTCCTGCCCTTCCGGTCGCCGGACGCACGTTCGGCGCTCCACCTGTATCCCGTCGTGCTGCGCGACAGCACCGATCGCAAGCGTGTCTTCGAGGAACTGCGTGCTGCCGGCATTGCGGTGAACGTGCACTACATCCCGGTGCACCTGCAGCCCGACTATCGTCGCTTCGGATTCCAGCGGGGCGACTTTCCGAACGCCGAAGCCTATTACGCGGGCGCCATCAGCCTGCCGATCTACTTCGACCTGACCGACGAGCTGCAGGACCGCGTCGTCGCGGCACTGCAGCGCATCGTCGGGGCCGCCCGACTGTCGTCCCCATGA
- a CDS encoding aldo/keto reductase, which yields MTLAPAVLVVIQSRLASSRLPAKALLPLGGKSSAVLCAQRAANTGLPVVVATSDRPADDALAAELERAGIVCVRGPHDDVLQRFVQATQALPSQARVVRLTADNVFPDGAFVQTLLDDFEQRGLDYVATGSPQDGLPYGMSAEVFTTASLRRAAREAATAADREHVTPWIRRHASCGLHVVADAPAHWSRLRCTLDSFADYERLLPVFEGLGDAVRSPWRSLVERLADANELQRTPRVPYRCDAGGRVHSALTLGTVQLGLPYGIANPQGLPSEQECADVLRLAAEAGITALDTARAYGVAEARIGRALQAGLRDRVRVVTKLDVLDKQLPPDAGAASVRCAVDASVFASAHALQTRCIDTLLLHRWSHRHAFAEAAWHRLLELKRKGVVAHLGASVSDVPQALAALGDPDIEHLQCPVNLLDARWRDGELLAALRARPDVVVHARSVLLQGLLTLPAQRWVRVPGVDAEQLCKILDHWVATLDRIDRTDLCMAYVRGLPWVTSVVVGMENLQQLRSNLAHAQRPALSPDDIQRIDASLPPLPVALLDPAQWEPA from the coding sequence ATGACCCTCGCGCCTGCGGTCCTCGTCGTGATCCAGTCGAGGCTGGCGTCGAGCCGTTTGCCGGCCAAGGCCCTGCTGCCGCTGGGCGGGAAGTCGAGCGCGGTGCTGTGCGCGCAGCGGGCGGCGAACACCGGGCTGCCGGTCGTCGTCGCGACTTCCGACCGGCCGGCCGACGACGCGCTTGCCGCCGAGCTCGAGCGCGCCGGGATCGTGTGCGTGCGCGGCCCGCACGACGATGTGCTGCAACGCTTCGTCCAGGCCACGCAGGCGCTGCCTTCACAGGCGAGGGTCGTGCGGCTGACGGCCGACAACGTCTTTCCGGACGGCGCCTTCGTGCAGACGCTGCTCGACGATTTCGAGCAGCGCGGACTCGACTATGTGGCCACCGGCTCCCCGCAGGACGGCCTGCCCTACGGCATGAGCGCCGAGGTGTTCACCACGGCGTCGCTGCGCCGTGCCGCGCGCGAAGCGGCAACGGCCGCCGACCGCGAGCACGTCACGCCGTGGATCCGCCGCCACGCGTCGTGCGGCCTGCACGTGGTGGCCGATGCCCCTGCCCATTGGTCCCGGCTTCGCTGCACGCTCGACAGCTTCGCCGACTACGAACGGCTGCTGCCGGTGTTCGAGGGCCTCGGCGATGCCGTGCGGTCGCCGTGGCGTTCGCTGGTCGAGCGTCTGGCCGATGCGAACGAGCTGCAGCGCACGCCGCGCGTGCCGTACCGCTGCGACGCAGGCGGGCGCGTCCACAGTGCGCTCACGCTGGGCACCGTGCAGCTGGGGCTGCCGTACGGCATCGCCAACCCCCAGGGCCTGCCGTCCGAGCAGGAGTGCGCCGACGTGCTGCGTCTGGCCGCCGAAGCGGGCATCACGGCGTTGGACACGGCCCGTGCCTACGGCGTGGCCGAAGCGCGCATCGGGCGGGCGCTGCAGGCGGGACTGCGCGACCGGGTCCGGGTGGTGACCAAGCTCGACGTGCTCGACAAGCAGCTGCCACCCGATGCCGGCGCGGCGTCGGTTCGCTGTGCCGTCGATGCCAGCGTGTTCGCATCCGCTCATGCGCTGCAGACCCGCTGCATCGACACCCTGCTGCTGCACCGGTGGTCGCATCGACACGCCTTCGCCGAGGCCGCCTGGCATCGCCTGCTGGAGCTGAAGCGCAAGGGTGTCGTCGCGCATCTGGGCGCGAGCGTGTCCGACGTGCCCCAGGCGCTGGCCGCCCTGGGCGATCCGGACATCGAGCACCTGCAGTGCCCGGTGAACCTGCTCGACGCGCGGTGGCGCGACGGCGAGCTGCTGGCCGCCTTGCGAGCGCGGCCGGACGTCGTGGTCCATGCGCGCAGCGTCCTCTTGCAGGGCCTGCTCACGCTGCCGGCGCAGCGCTGGGTCCGCGTGCCGGGCGTCGACGCCGAGCAGCTGTGCAAGATCCTCGACCACTGGGTCGCGACGCTCGACCGCATCGATCGCACCGACCTCTGCATGGCCTACGTGCGCGGCCTGCCATGGGTCACCAGCGTGGTGGTCGGCATGGAGAACCTGCAGCAGCTGCGGTCCAACCTCGCCCATGCGCAGCGGCCGGCACTGTCCCCCGACGACATCCAGCGCATCGATGCCAGCCTGCCGCCGCTTCCGGTGGCCCTGCTCGACCCGGCGCAATGGGAGCCGGCATGA
- a CDS encoding MarR family EPS-associated transcriptional regulator: protein MTDDPTSSAADAAATLEALRLLAARPELSQRQLSQELGLSLGKTHYVLHALLDRGLVKIQNFRRNDNKMAYAYLLTPKGLKAKLQLTRAFLARKEAEFELLRTTIAQLKQEVQRDQPDGPGPRT, encoded by the coding sequence ATGACCGACGACCCCACTTCCTCGGCGGCCGACGCCGCCGCGACGCTCGAGGCGCTGCGCCTGCTCGCCGCGCGTCCCGAGCTGTCCCAAAGACAGCTTTCGCAGGAGCTGGGATTGAGCCTGGGCAAGACCCACTACGTGCTGCACGCCCTGCTGGATCGGGGCCTGGTGAAGATCCAGAACTTCCGGCGCAACGACAACAAGATGGCCTACGCCTACCTGCTGACGCCCAAGGGATTGAAGGCGAAGCTGCAGCTGACGCGCGCGTTCCTGGCCCGCAAGGAGGCCGAATTCGAGCTGCTGCGAACGACGATCGCGCAGCTCAAGCAGGAAGTGCAGCGAGACCAACCCGACGGGCCCGGCCCCAGGACCTGA
- the gmd gene encoding GDP-mannose 4,6-dehydratase, with amino-acid sequence MPHKKVALITGVTGQDGAYLSEFLLAKGYEVHGVKRRSSLFNTDRIDHLYQDPHVENQRFVLHYGDLTDSTNLIRIIQQVQPDEIYNLAAMSHVAVSFETPEYTANADGIGTLRILEAIRILGLEKKTRFYQASTSELYGLVQEVPQKETTPFYPRSPYAVAKLYGFWITVNYREAYGLYACNGILFNHESPIRGETFVTRKITRAVARIALGLQDCLFLGNLSARRDWGHARDYVEMQWLMLQQEQPEDFVIATGVQHSVRQFVEKAARELGIALEFKGHGVDEIGVVAAVAGERNRCRVGDVVVRVDPRYFRPAEVETLLGDPSKAKQKLGWEPRTTLDQLVREMVEHDYASAQRDDLVKSAGYAVYPPHE; translated from the coding sequence ATGCCCCACAAGAAAGTCGCACTCATCACCGGTGTCACCGGCCAGGACGGCGCCTACCTGTCGGAGTTCCTGCTCGCCAAGGGCTACGAGGTGCACGGCGTCAAGCGCCGCTCCTCGCTGTTCAACACCGACCGCATCGATCACCTCTACCAGGACCCGCACGTCGAGAACCAGCGCTTCGTGCTGCATTACGGCGACCTCACCGACTCGACCAACCTGATCCGCATCATCCAGCAGGTCCAGCCCGACGAGATCTACAACCTGGCGGCGATGAGCCACGTGGCCGTCTCCTTCGAGACGCCCGAATACACGGCCAACGCCGACGGCATCGGCACGCTGCGCATCCTCGAAGCGATCCGCATCCTCGGCCTCGAGAAGAAGACGCGCTTCTATCAGGCATCGACGAGCGAGCTGTACGGGTTGGTGCAGGAGGTTCCGCAGAAGGAAACCACGCCGTTCTACCCGCGCAGTCCGTACGCGGTCGCCAAGCTGTACGGGTTCTGGATCACGGTCAACTACCGCGAGGCATACGGGCTGTACGCCTGCAACGGCATCCTGTTCAACCACGAGAGCCCCATCCGTGGCGAGACCTTCGTGACGCGAAAGATCACGCGCGCCGTGGCGCGCATCGCGCTCGGGCTGCAGGACTGCCTGTTCCTGGGCAACCTTTCCGCCAGGCGCGACTGGGGCCATGCGCGCGACTACGTCGAGATGCAATGGCTGATGCTGCAGCAGGAGCAGCCCGAGGACTTCGTCATCGCGACCGGCGTTCAGCACAGCGTGCGCCAGTTCGTCGAGAAGGCGGCGCGCGAGCTCGGCATCGCGCTGGAGTTCAAGGGCCATGGCGTCGACGAGATCGGTGTCGTCGCTGCCGTCGCGGGCGAGCGCAACCGTTGCCGGGTCGGCGATGTCGTCGTGCGCGTCGATCCGCGCTACTTCCGCCCCGCCGAGGTCGAGACCCTGCTCGGCGACCCGTCGAAGGCCAAGCAGAAGCTCGGCTGGGAACCCCGAACCACGCTGGACCAGCTCGTGCGCGAGATGGTCGAGCACGACTACGCATCGGCCCAGCGCGACGACCTCGTGAAGTCGGCCGGCTACGCGGTGTACCCGCCCCACGAATAA
- the rfbA gene encoding glucose-1-phosphate thymidylyltransferase RfbA — protein MTRARKGIILAGGSGTRLHPATLSISKQLLPVYDKPMVYYPLSTLMLAGIREILVISTPQDTPRFEALLGDGSRWGIRLSYCVQPSPDGLAQAFVLGRRFVDGAPSALVLGDNIFYGHDFHALLGSAAERTQGATVFAYHVQDPERYGVVAFDAGRRAISIEEKPKAPKSNYAVTGLYFYDDRVCDIAADIKPSARGELEITDVNARYLDEQRLDVEIMGRGYAWLDTGTHDSLLEASQFIATLEKRQGLKVACLEEIAFRAGWISAEQLEAQAQPMLKNGYGQYLLKVLREKVY, from the coding sequence ATGACCCGCGCTCGCAAGGGCATCATCCTCGCCGGCGGCTCCGGCACTCGCCTGCATCCGGCGACGCTGTCGATCAGCAAGCAGCTGCTGCCGGTGTACGACAAGCCGATGGTCTACTACCCGCTCAGCACGCTGATGCTGGCCGGGATCCGCGAGATCCTCGTCATCAGCACACCGCAGGACACCCCGCGCTTCGAAGCGCTGCTGGGCGACGGCAGCCGCTGGGGCATCCGCCTGAGCTACTGCGTGCAGCCGAGCCCCGATGGGCTGGCGCAGGCCTTCGTCCTCGGACGCCGCTTCGTCGATGGAGCGCCCAGCGCGCTCGTCCTCGGCGACAACATCTTCTACGGGCACGACTTCCACGCCCTGCTCGGCAGCGCCGCGGAGCGCACGCAAGGCGCGACGGTCTTTGCCTACCACGTGCAGGACCCCGAGCGCTATGGCGTCGTCGCCTTCGATGCCGGCCGCCGGGCCATCAGCATCGAGGAGAAGCCCAAGGCACCGAAGAGCAACTACGCGGTGACCGGGCTGTACTTCTACGACGACCGCGTGTGCGACATCGCCGCCGACATCAAGCCGTCCGCTCGCGGAGAGCTCGAGATCACCGATGTCAACGCGCGATACCTCGACGAGCAGCGCCTCGATGTCGAGATCATGGGCCGCGGCTATGCCTGGCTCGACACCGGAACGCACGACAGCCTGCTGGAAGCGAGCCAGTTCATCGCGACGCTGGAGAAGCGGCAGGGCCTGAAGGTGGCGTGTCTCGAGGAGATCGCCTTTCGCGCCGGCTGGATCAGTGCCGAGCAGCTCGAGGCGCAGGCCCAGCCGATGCTCAAGAACGGGTACGGGCAGTACCTGCTGAAGGTCCTCAGAGAGAAGGTCTACTGA
- the pseB gene encoding UDP-N-acetylglucosamine 4,6-dehydratase (inverting), with product MFNGKSILITGGTGSFGKKYVQTLLRDYQPRRIIVYSRDELKQYEMQQEYSHPAMRYFIGDVRDRQRLTQAMRGVDYVIHAAALKQVPAAEYNPMECIKTNIHGAENVIAASIEAGVNKVIALSTDKAANPINLYGATKLASDKLFVAANNVVGKDGPSFAVVRYGNVVGSRGSVVPFFAKLIAERAHELPITHESMTRFWISLQQGVDFVLRNFTRMWGGEIFVPKIPSIRITDLARAMAPDMPIRVIGIRPGEKLHEIMCPSDDSHLTLEFADHYVLRPTIKFHHADIDYTANAAGETGRPVPAGFEYNSGSNPHFLSVGEIVRFNGEAME from the coding sequence ATGTTCAACGGCAAGTCCATCCTCATCACCGGCGGCACCGGCTCGTTCGGCAAGAAGTACGTCCAGACCCTGCTGCGCGACTACCAGCCGCGCCGCATCATCGTGTACTCGCGCGACGAGCTGAAGCAGTACGAGATGCAGCAGGAGTACAGCCACCCTGCGATGCGCTACTTCATCGGCGACGTGCGCGATCGCCAGCGGCTGACGCAGGCCATGCGCGGCGTCGACTACGTCATCCACGCCGCCGCGCTCAAGCAGGTCCCTGCCGCCGAATACAACCCGATGGAGTGCATCAAGACCAACATCCACGGCGCGGAGAACGTCATCGCGGCGTCCATCGAGGCGGGCGTGAACAAGGTCATCGCGTTGTCGACGGACAAGGCCGCCAATCCGATCAACCTGTACGGCGCCACCAAGCTGGCATCCGACAAGCTGTTCGTGGCCGCGAACAACGTCGTGGGCAAGGACGGACCCTCGTTTGCCGTCGTGCGCTACGGCAACGTCGTCGGCTCACGCGGCTCGGTGGTGCCCTTCTTCGCCAAGCTGATCGCCGAGCGGGCGCACGAGCTGCCGATCACGCACGAAAGCATGACGCGCTTCTGGATCAGCCTGCAGCAAGGCGTCGACTTCGTGCTTCGCAACTTCACGCGCATGTGGGGCGGCGAGATCTTCGTGCCGAAGATCCCTTCGATCCGCATCACCGACCTGGCGCGCGCCATGGCGCCCGACATGCCGATCCGCGTGATCGGCATCCGGCCCGGCGAGAAGCTGCACGAGATCATGTGCCCGTCCGACGACTCGCATCTCACGCTGGAGTTCGCCGACCACTACGTGCTTCGTCCCACGATCAAGTTCCACCACGCCGACATCGACTACACGGCCAACGCGGCCGGCGAGACGGGGCGCCCGGTGCCGGCCGGGTTCGAATACAACTCGGGCAGCAACCCGCACTTCCTGAGCGTGGGCGAGATCGTGCGGTTCAACGGCGAGGCCATGGAATGA
- the rfbB gene encoding dTDP-glucose 4,6-dehydratase: MLLITGAAGFIGGNFVHHWFGHSSEPVIVLDKLTYAGNPQTISSHLRSGQATLVQADICDREAVRQLLAAHRPRALLHFAAESHVDRSIHGPGEFVQTNVVGTFSLLEEARAYWSSMPADDRAAFRFLHVSTDEVYGSLSDTDPAFSETTAYAPNSPYSASKAGSDHLVRAYHHTYGLPTLTTNCSNNYGPYHFPEKLIPLMILNALEGKPLPVYGDGQNIRDWLYVRDHCEAIRQVLEKGRPGETYNVGGKNEVKNIDVVTTICRKLDALRPRPAGRHEDLITYVADRPGHDRRYAIDPTKTEREIGWQPAETFESGIDKTVRWYLENTAWVDSVRTGAYREWMDTHYGVRAAA; this comes from the coding sequence ATGTTGTTGATCACCGGCGCCGCGGGCTTCATCGGCGGCAACTTCGTCCACCATTGGTTCGGCCATTCCAGCGAGCCGGTGATCGTGCTGGACAAGCTCACCTACGCAGGCAACCCCCAGACGATCTCGTCGCACCTGCGCAGCGGCCAGGCGACCCTCGTGCAGGCAGACATCTGCGATCGTGAAGCGGTGCGCCAGCTGCTCGCGGCCCACCGGCCTCGCGCGCTGCTCCATTTCGCAGCCGAAAGCCATGTCGATCGATCCATCCACGGGCCCGGCGAATTCGTCCAGACCAACGTCGTCGGCACCTTCAGCCTGCTCGAGGAGGCGCGCGCCTACTGGAGCAGCATGCCAGCGGACGATCGCGCGGCCTTCCGCTTCCTCCATGTCTCCACGGACGAGGTTTACGGTTCTCTCTCGGACACCGACCCGGCCTTCAGCGAGACGACGGCGTATGCGCCCAACAGTCCCTATTCCGCCAGCAAGGCGGGCAGCGACCACCTCGTGCGCGCCTATCACCACACCTACGGGCTGCCCACGCTGACCACCAATTGCAGCAACAACTACGGGCCTTATCACTTTCCCGAGAAGCTGATCCCGCTGATGATCCTCAACGCCCTCGAGGGCAAGCCGCTGCCCGTCTACGGCGACGGCCAGAACATCCGCGACTGGCTGTACGTGCGCGACCACTGCGAAGCCATCCGGCAGGTGCTCGAAAAGGGCCGGCCAGGCGAGACGTACAACGTCGGCGGCAAGAACGAAGTGAAGAACATCGACGTCGTCACCACCATCTGCCGCAAGCTCGACGCACTGCGCCCCCGACCGGCCGGGCGCCACGAAGACCTCATCACGTACGTCGCCGATCGGCCGGGACACGACCGGCGCTATGCCATCGACCCCACGAAGACCGAGCGCGAGATCGGCTGGCAGCCCGCCGAGACGTTCGAGAGCGGCATCGACAAGACTGTTCGGTGGTACCTCGAGAACACGGCATGGGTCGACAGCGTGCGCACCGGCGCGTACCGCGAATGGATGGACACCCACTACGGCGTACGCGCGGCGGCCTGA